A region from the Benincasa hispida cultivar B227 chromosome 12, ASM972705v1, whole genome shotgun sequence genome encodes:
- the LOC120067567 gene encoding protein PXR1-like produces the protein MEKEGGLPEAGVINQPLLSEEKIEEASRRSTLAVSDPKETVQTESHEGPIRVALEEAMAEKQPEMVEEKKKKKIKEERAEEDEEAHPIKKKERKTSEKKERKREEKRLKKEEEKRKKAESLEIDEESTSARVDKGE, from the coding sequence ATGGAGAAGGAAGGAGGGTTGCCCGAAGCGGGGGTTATTAATCAGCCACTACTTTCGGAGGAGAAGATAGAGGAAGCTTCGAGAAGGAGCACCCTGGCCGTTtcggatcctaaggaaactgttCAAACAGAATCCCatgagggacccatcagggtTGCTTTGGAGGAAGCGATGGCGGAGAAGCAGCCTGAAATGgttgaggagaagaagaagaagaagatcaaggagGAGAGGGCtgaagaagatgaggaagcCCATCCaatcaagaagaaagaaagaaaaacgagTGAAAAGAAGGAACGCAAGCGGGAGGAGAAGCGCCtgaagaaggaggaagagaagagaaagaaggcTGAGAGCCTAGAAATCGACGAAGAATCCACCTCCGCAAGGGTGGATAAGGGGGAGTAA